One genomic segment of Bacteroidota bacterium includes these proteins:
- a CDS encoding acetyl-CoA carboxylase carboxyltransferase subunit alpha, translating into MVFLDFEQPIADLYEELEKLRAVGAKSKTDISQPEKALVDKINKLKKDIYTNLNGWQKVQLSRHPERPYTMFYIETMCDSFTELHGDRNVGDDKAIVGGFGIIGGMSVMMIGHQKGVNTKMRQYRNFGMANPEGYRKALRLMKLAEKFDKPIVTFIDTPGAFPGLEAEERGQAEAIARNIYEMTLMKVPVICLIIGEGASGGALGIGVGDKVLMLENTWYSVISPESCSSILWRSWNYKEAAAENLKLTAEDNFQNKLIDGIIKEPLGGAHSDPEGMATILKKQIISTIKELNKISPEDRIQQRIDKFSAMGMYDEVKTNEMV; encoded by the coding sequence ATGGTATTTCTTGATTTTGAACAACCTATTGCTGATTTATACGAGGAATTAGAAAAGTTGCGTGCGGTTGGTGCTAAATCCAAAACGGATATCTCTCAACCGGAAAAAGCACTTGTTGATAAAATCAATAAGTTGAAAAAGGATATTTACACCAATTTAAATGGCTGGCAGAAAGTACAATTATCCAGACATCCGGAACGTCCTTATACTATGTTTTATATCGAAACAATGTGTGATTCGTTTACAGAATTACATGGTGATAGAAATGTAGGAGATGATAAAGCAATTGTTGGTGGTTTTGGAATTATTGGCGGTATGTCGGTGATGATGATAGGACATCAAAAAGGTGTGAATACAAAAATGCGTCAGTATCGCAATTTCGGTATGGCTAATCCGGAAGGTTATAGAAAAGCACTGCGATTGATGAAGCTTGCTGAAAAATTTGATAAACCAATTGTAACTTTTATTGATACGCCGGGAGCTTTCCCCGGATTGGAAGCCGAAGAACGTGGGCAAGCAGAAGCAATAGCTCGCAATATTTATGAAATGACTTTGATGAAAGTGCCAGTGATTTGCCTAATCATTGGAGAAGGGGCTTCCGGTGGTGCATTGGGAATTGGTGTGGGAGATAAAGTTTTAATGTTAGAGAATACATGGTATAGTGTAATATCTCCTGAAAGTTGTTCTTCAATTCTTTGGAGAAGCTGGAATTATAAAGAAGCGGCTGCAGAAAATTTAAAGCTTACCGCAGAAGATAATTTTCAAAATAAACTTATTGACGGCATTATAAAAGAACCTTTGGGTGGTGCACATTCTGATCCCGAGGGAATGGCTACAATTTTAAAAAAGCAAATCATTTCCACTATCAAAGAACTCAATAAAATTTCTCCGGAAGATCGCATTCAGCAACGCATTGATAAATTCTCTGCAATGGGAATGTATGATGAAGTGAAAACAAATGAAATGGTTTGA
- the prmC gene encoding peptide chain release factor N(5)-glutamine methyltransferase, which produces MKLSQYQKTLTIQLSALYDEREASNISKYFIEEKFGKQFLRDDKELTETEIATFDILKNRLLKAEPIQYILEEAWFYNLPFIVTPTVLIPRPETEELVHLAIELIQNKLRKILDIGTGSGCIAISIKKQCPQCEMHALDISEDAITIAKQNAEKMETAISFHTSSIENFYKESNSNFDIIISNPPYILPAEKKSMHNNVLQYEPHVALFTPENDALYFYRVIAEKAKQLLQSSGLLLFEIHEDQSDAIKDLLITFGFSDVEILKDFQNKARIAKAKK; this is translated from the coding sequence ATGAAATTATCTCAATATCAAAAAACATTGACTATACAACTTTCTGCACTGTATGATGAACGTGAAGCGAGTAATATTTCAAAATATTTTATAGAAGAAAAATTTGGAAAACAATTTTTGCGTGATGATAAAGAATTAACAGAAACAGAAATTGCAACATTTGATATTCTAAAAAACAGATTGCTAAAAGCGGAACCGATTCAATATATATTAGAAGAAGCATGGTTTTATAATCTGCCATTTATTGTTACTCCCACTGTATTAATCCCACGACCGGAAACTGAAGAATTAGTGCATCTCGCAATTGAATTAATTCAAAATAAGCTAAGAAAAATTTTAGATATAGGAACAGGTTCAGGATGTATTGCAATCAGTATAAAAAAACAATGTCCGCAATGCGAAATGCATGCACTAGATATTTCAGAAGACGCCATCACAATTGCAAAACAAAATGCAGAGAAAATGGAAACAGCAATTTCATTTCATACAAGCAGTATTGAAAATTTTTATAAAGAGAGCAATTCTAATTTTGATATTATCATTAGCAATCCACCTTATATTCTACCTGCTGAAAAAAAATCTATGCACAACAATGTGTTGCAATACGAACCACATGTTGCTTTATTTACTCCTGAAAATGATGCGCTATATTTCTATAGAGTTATTGCAGAAAAAGCGAAACAACTATTACAATCATCAGGATTATTATTATTTGAAATACATGAAGATCAATCTGATGCTATTAAAGATTTGTTAATCACATTTGGATTTTCAGATGTTGAAATACTAAAAGATTTTCAAAACAAGGCACGCATAGCTAAAGCAAAAAAATAA
- the ribD gene encoding bifunctional diaminohydroxyphosphoribosylaminopyrimidine deaminase/5-amino-6-(5-phosphoribosylamino)uracil reductase RibD produces MDYSAIMQRCLMLAELGAGNVAPNPMVGCMILYEDKIIAEGFHKQFGGPHAEVDAIQNAIAAGFDDFSEATLIVNFEPCSHHGKTPPCADLVIEKKFKKVVIASVDPNPLVAGRGIKKLKDSGIKVITGISDAENKKSNAHFFIFQTKQRPYITLKWAQSSDGFIAKMNHEQIKLSNKFSDVLVHKMRAEHMAILVGGRTAVKDNPLLNVRLWTGKSPLRIVLDNKGFVPKNLHVLDNSIPTLIFNPLVEGKKANTEFIKCIGKNTIQQVLQYLYTQNINSLLVEGGAITLNDFINSGAWDAIKIFETPHILYSGIAAPIRPELPSLKEKILDNNLVSYYNV; encoded by the coding sequence ATGGATTATTCAGCAATTATGCAGCGATGTTTAATGCTTGCCGAATTAGGTGCAGGGAATGTTGCGCCTAATCCAATGGTTGGGTGTATGATTTTGTATGAGGATAAAATTATCGCAGAAGGATTTCACAAACAATTTGGTGGTCCACATGCAGAAGTGGATGCAATTCAAAATGCAATTGCAGCAGGGTTTGATGATTTTAGTGAAGCGACCCTAATTGTAAATTTTGAGCCTTGTTCTCATCATGGAAAAACTCCACCTTGTGCTGATCTTGTTATTGAAAAGAAATTTAAAAAAGTAGTGATTGCTTCAGTAGATCCCAATCCACTTGTTGCAGGAAGAGGAATAAAAAAATTAAAAGATTCAGGCATAAAAGTCATCACAGGAATTTCTGATGCAGAGAATAAAAAGTCGAATGCACACTTCTTTATTTTTCAAACAAAACAAAGACCGTATATCACTTTAAAATGGGCGCAAAGCAGTGATGGTTTTATTGCAAAAATGAATCATGAACAAATAAAACTCAGCAATAAATTCAGTGATGTATTAGTACATAAAATGCGGGCGGAGCACATGGCAATATTAGTTGGTGGTCGCACTGCGGTGAAAGATAATCCTTTGCTGAACGTCCGTTTGTGGACTGGAAAATCACCGCTGCGTATAGTTTTAGATAACAAAGGATTTGTTCCTAAAAATTTGCATGTATTGGATAACTCTATTCCCACATTAATATTTAATCCGTTAGTAGAAGGGAAAAAGGCAAATACAGAATTTATTAAGTGTATTGGCAAAAATACTATTCAACAAGTGTTACAATATTTATACACACAAAATATTAATAGCTTATTAGTGGAAGGTGGTGCAATTACTTTGAATGATTTTATAAATAGCGGCGCATGGGATGCAATTAAAATATTTGAAACACCACACATTTTATATAGTGGAATTGCTGCACCCATCCGACCAGAATTGCCAAGTTTAAAGGAGAAAATATTAGACAACAATTTGGTAAGCTATTATAATGTATGA
- a CDS encoding EamA/RhaT family transporter, which produces MIYLLLSILSSTCILLIFKFIAIRNIPALPVIVINYSVCILCGFIALNNTFFVSAILQKNWFPLACLLGALFIVGFYLMALSVRYAGVTVTSVANKLSLIIPVIAALYLYGDTLNSFKILGILFGIIAIFLLRHKEEISQKSGISMYIILPIVVLISSGMVDTIANYAQKIAVPQNEYTLFLIVVFGMAAIIGWIVLIVNILKRKHALNYKIILGGIALGIPNYGSMYFLIMGLSYSGLQSSVFFPLNNLTVVIFSFIAAIIIFKEQYSKRNIMGLAIAITSIILMAIA; this is translated from the coding sequence ATGATCTATCTGCTTTTAAGTATTTTGAGTTCTACATGCATACTTCTTATTTTCAAGTTTATTGCAATAAGAAATATTCCCGCACTTCCCGTAATTGTAATTAATTATTCTGTTTGTATTCTTTGCGGATTCATCGCTTTAAACAATACATTTTTTGTTTCCGCAATACTTCAAAAAAATTGGTTTCCACTTGCATGTTTACTTGGTGCATTATTTATTGTCGGATTTTATCTCATGGCCTTATCTGTACGATATGCAGGAGTTACTGTTACTTCTGTGGCAAATAAGCTATCATTAATAATACCTGTAATAGCTGCATTATATTTATATGGTGACACATTAAACTCATTTAAAATATTGGGAATACTGTTTGGCATAATTGCAATTTTTCTTTTGCGACATAAAGAAGAAATATCTCAAAAGTCGGGCATAAGTATGTATATTATTTTGCCTATAGTTGTATTAATCAGCAGTGGTATGGTTGATACAATTGCAAACTATGCACAAAAAATTGCAGTACCACAAAATGAATACACTTTGTTTCTGATAGTTGTATTTGGTATGGCGGCAATTATTGGTTGGATAGTATTGATTGTAAATATTTTAAAACGCAAACATGCGCTCAATTATAAAATTATACTTGGAGGGATTGCCTTAGGTATTCCTAATTATGGAAGTATGTATTTTTTAATTATGGGCTTAAGTTATTCCGGTTTGCAGAGTTCTGTTTTCTTTCCTTTAAATAATTTAACCGTGGTAATTTTTTCTTTTATTGCAGCCATTATAATTTTTAAAGAGCAATATTCCAAAAGAAATATTATGGGATTAGCCATTGCAATTACATCCATTATACTTATGGCTATTGCATAA
- a CDS encoding Glu/Leu/Phe/Val dehydrogenase gives MSNISFFESVVKNFEKAADITGHPRGLLDQIRACNSVYHMKFPIKIEGEYRVIEAWRVQHSHHRTPTKGGVRYDSMVNEDEVMALASLMTYKCAIVDVPFGGAKGGIKINPKDYTVDQLERITRRYAAELVKKNMLGPGQDVPAPDYGTGEREMSWIVDTYMALNPDSVDGYGCVTGKPVTQQGINGRREATGLGVFYGTREACSFEEDMKKFGLTKGIKGKSVIIQGFGNVGYYAAKFFQEGGAKIIGIGEMEGAIYNINGLEIDSVFTHRKTSGSILNYPDAKNFTHTNDILEQPCDILVPAALENVITEENASRIQAKIVAEAANGPISAEADEILDSMGIMVIPDMYLNAGGVTVSYFEWLKNLSHVRFGRLSKRFDQATNLNLIETFEKITGASLSDADKHTLSRGADEIDLVRSGLEETMINSYIEIRNELKKNDKVKNLRTAAFVVAINKIASDYTAMGIFP, from the coding sequence ATGAGCAACATCAGTTTCTTTGAAAGCGTTGTCAAAAATTTTGAGAAAGCTGCAGACATTACAGGCCATCCTCGGGGATTACTCGATCAGATAAGAGCTTGCAACAGTGTATATCACATGAAATTTCCGATTAAAATAGAAGGAGAATACAGAGTAATTGAAGCATGGCGAGTACAGCATAGTCATCACCGCACACCTACAAAAGGTGGAGTTCGTTATGATAGTATGGTGAATGAAGATGAAGTAATGGCGCTTGCAAGTTTAATGACTTATAAATGTGCAATTGTAGATGTCCCATTTGGTGGTGCAAAAGGTGGAATTAAAATCAATCCGAAAGATTATACTGTAGATCAATTAGAAAGAATTACACGTCGTTATGCAGCAGAACTTGTGAAGAAAAATATGTTAGGTCCGGGACAAGATGTACCTGCACCAGATTATGGAACCGGCGAAAGAGAAATGAGTTGGATTGTAGATACCTACATGGCATTAAATCCTGATTCAGTAGATGGATACGGATGTGTTACCGGAAAACCAGTTACACAACAAGGTATTAATGGTCGTCGTGAAGCAACCGGTTTAGGTGTATTCTACGGAACTCGTGAAGCATGTTCTTTTGAAGAGGATATGAAAAAATTTGGTTTGACTAAAGGCATCAAAGGCAAATCAGTTATTATCCAGGGATTTGGAAATGTAGGTTATTATGCTGCGAAATTTTTTCAGGAAGGTGGAGCAAAAATTATCGGTATCGGTGAAATGGAAGGTGCTATATACAATATAAATGGACTAGAAATAGATAGCGTATTTACACATCGCAAAACTTCAGGTTCAATTTTAAATTATCCTGATGCAAAAAACTTTACGCATACAAATGATATTTTAGAACAGCCTTGTGATATCCTTGTTCCTGCCGCATTAGAAAATGTTATTACAGAAGAGAACGCTTCTAGAATTCAAGCAAAAATTGTTGCGGAAGCTGCTAACGGACCTATCTCTGCAGAAGCAGATGAAATTTTAGATAGTATGGGAATCATGGTTATACCTGATATGTATTTAAATGCAGGTGGTGTTACGGTTTCCTATTTCGAGTGGCTGAAGAATTTATCGCATGTGCGCTTCGGTAGATTGAGTAAACGTTTTGATCAGGCAACAAATTTAAATTTGATTGAAACATTTGAAAAAATTACAGGAGCATCTCTTTCAGATGCAGATAAACATACATTATCTCGTGGTGCAGATGAAATTGATTTAGTGCGTTCCGGTCTGGAAGAAACAATGATTAATTCATATATTGAAATACGCAACGAATTAAAGAAAAATGATAAAGTGAAAAACCTGCGTACAGCAGCATTTGTGGTGGCAATTAATAAAATTGCTTCTGACTATACTGCGATGGGTATTTTCCCTTGA
- the ccsA gene encoding cytochrome c biogenesis protein CcsA, whose amino-acid sequence MLKQLHKSWWKYATVLLLLYTFIGGLMIDVPARYVLHETIRNLFFHVPVWFTMILLLLVSLVYSIKYLRTSKLVYDIVAQSCAKVAVVFGILGFITGMLWGSNTWGDLFSWIYADTKILGAFIGILIYAAYFILRGSVDDQEKRAKVSAVYSIFAYVLLIVFIFVIPRLTDSLHPGNGGNPAFSMYDLDNTMRFIFYPAILSYFGLGLWISSLHVRIRILHYKINKIAV is encoded by the coding sequence ATGCTAAAGCAGCTACATAAATCATGGTGGAAATACGCTACAGTGCTGCTTCTTCTCTATACTTTTATCGGTGGATTAATGATTGATGTTCCCGCTCGATATGTACTTCATGAAACAATCAGAAATTTATTTTTTCATGTGCCTGTATGGTTTACGATGATATTGTTATTATTAGTATCCTTAGTTTATAGTATTAAATATTTACGTACCTCAAAACTTGTTTATGACATCGTCGCACAAAGCTGCGCAAAGGTGGCTGTAGTATTTGGAATATTAGGATTTATAACCGGCATGTTATGGGGAAGTAATACCTGGGGCGATTTATTTTCATGGATTTATGCCGATACAAAAATATTGGGTGCATTTATCGGAATATTAATTTATGCCGCATATTTTATTTTGCGTGGCAGTGTAGATGATCAAGAAAAGCGAGCAAAAGTTTCTGCTGTTTACAGCATTTTTGCTTATGTACTTTTAATTGTTTTCATTTTTGTAATTCCAAGACTCACCGATAGTTTACATCCGGGTAATGGAGGCAATCCGGCCTTTAGCATGTACGATTTAGATAATACAATGCGCTTTATCTTTTATCCGGCCATTCTTTCTTATTTCGGTTTGGGATTATGGATTTCTTCTCTGCATGTACGCATACGTATTTTGCATTATAAAATCAACAAAATTGCTGTTTGA
- a CDS encoding ABC transporter permease: protein MQFWSNTWWLVKKDLVLEWRNKYTFSGILLYLLSIILIIFFTFEEVKGPVWIVLFWIVILFTAVNAIAKSFLQESSGRQLYMYTLVSAQSIILSKIIYNILVMLILTAIALLFYSMSAGYPVVDNTSFYLALLTGSIAFASVFSMISAIASKANNSGTLMAVLAFPILIPVIKILIRISLESLSASSLQTNAQDLLYLFALNILIITLAMILFPYLWRD, encoded by the coding sequence ATGCAATTCTGGAGTAACACATGGTGGCTTGTAAAAAAAGATTTGGTGTTAGAGTGGAGAAACAAATACACCTTCAGTGGTATATTATTGTATCTGCTCAGTATCATTCTCATTATTTTTTTCACGTTTGAAGAAGTAAAAGGTCCGGTGTGGATTGTATTATTTTGGATAGTTATTTTATTTACTGCAGTGAATGCAATTGCAAAAAGTTTTTTACAGGAAAGTAGCGGCAGACAATTATATATGTACACTTTAGTTTCTGCGCAATCCATTATTTTATCAAAAATTATTTACAACATTTTAGTAATGTTGATTCTCACAGCAATCGCATTATTATTTTATAGTATGAGTGCAGGTTATCCTGTTGTAGATAATACATCATTCTATTTAGCATTACTTACAGGCTCCATTGCGTTTGCATCCGTTTTTTCGATGATATCCGCCATAGCATCCAAAGCAAACAACAGTGGTACTTTAATGGCGGTGCTGGCGTTTCCTATATTAATACCGGTTATAAAAATTTTAATACGCATTTCATTGGAATCACTTTCTGCAAGTTCCTTACAAACAAATGCACAAGACTTGTTATATCTTTTCGCATTAAATATCTTAATCATCACATTGGCAATGATTTTATTTCCTTACCTTTGGCGTGATTAA
- the accC gene encoding acetyl-CoA carboxylase biotin carboxylase subunit, producing the protein MIQKILIANRGEIAIRVMRSAKEMQIKTVAVYSEADRTAMHVRYADEAYLLGPAPSNQSYLKGDKIIAIAKECGADAIHPGYGFLSENADFSRKVKEAGLIFIGPDAESIEMMGSKIAAKQAAKKFDIPMVPGTDHAIADLEEAKKIAAKAGYPVLIKASAGGGGKGMRVVNSEEELDEQMHRAMSEAQNAFGDSSVFIEKYVTSPRHIEVQILGDRHGNIIYLFERECSIQRRHQKLVEEAPSKVVDEAMRKAMGESAVKVAKACNYVGAGTVEFLVDEKLNYFFLEMNTRLQVEHPVTEFITGLDLVREQIRIANGEALHFKQEDLKIHGHAIELRVTAEDPANNFLPDIGKLITYRRPQGAGVRVDDGYEEGMDIPIYYDPLLSKLIVHAETRDLACERMIRAIDEYKITGVKTTLPFGKFVMRHPAFLSGNFDTRFIENYFTPDVLLNNDADEMKIAAIVGTQVLRNTKQIVGSAIQQKDAGKSKWKTNRVRR; encoded by the coding sequence ATGATTCAGAAAATTTTAATTGCCAACAGAGGAGAAATTGCAATACGTGTAATGCGCAGCGCAAAAGAAATGCAGATTAAAACAGTAGCTGTCTATTCAGAAGCTGACCGCACAGCTATGCATGTTCGGTATGCCGATGAAGCGTATTTATTGGGGCCGGCTCCTTCTAATCAATCGTATTTAAAAGGCGATAAAATAATTGCAATTGCAAAAGAGTGTGGTGCTGATGCTATTCATCCCGGATATGGTTTTTTAAGTGAGAATGCAGATTTCTCTCGAAAGGTAAAAGAGGCAGGTTTAATTTTTATTGGTCCGGATGCAGAGAGTATTGAAATGATGGGAAGTAAAATTGCTGCAAAACAAGCTGCTAAAAAATTTGATATTCCGATGGTGCCGGGAACGGATCATGCAATTGCAGATTTGGAAGAAGCAAAAAAAATTGCAGCAAAAGCAGGCTATCCTGTATTAATAAAAGCATCTGCCGGTGGTGGTGGAAAGGGAATGCGTGTTGTAAATTCTGAAGAGGAATTAGATGAGCAAATGCATCGTGCAATGAGTGAAGCGCAAAATGCTTTTGGCGATAGTTCTGTTTTTATTGAAAAGTATGTTACTTCTCCACGACATATTGAAGTGCAAATTCTTGGTGACAGACATGGCAATATTATTTATTTGTTTGAAAGAGAATGTTCTATTCAACGGCGACATCAAAAACTCGTGGAAGAAGCACCGAGTAAAGTTGTGGATGAGGCAATGCGAAAGGCAATGGGAGAGAGTGCTGTAAAAGTTGCGAAGGCATGTAATTATGTGGGAGCAGGAACAGTAGAATTTTTAGTGGATGAAAAACTGAATTATTTTTTTCTGGAGATGAATACTCGTTTGCAAGTGGAACATCCTGTTACAGAATTTATTACCGGTTTGGATTTAGTGCGTGAACAAATTCGCATTGCCAATGGTGAAGCTTTGCATTTTAAACAAGAAGATTTAAAAATTCATGGACATGCAATTGAGTTGCGTGTAACTGCTGAAGATCCTGCAAATAATTTCTTACCTGATATTGGGAAATTAATAACTTATCGCCGACCACAAGGTGCAGGTGTTCGTGTGGATGATGGTTATGAAGAAGGCATGGATATTCCTATTTATTATGATCCCTTATTATCAAAATTAATTGTGCATGCAGAAACCCGTGACTTAGCATGTGAACGTATGATTCGTGCAATTGATGAATATAAAATTACCGGTGTAAAAACTACTTTGCCTTTCGGAAAATTTGTAATGCGACATCCTGCTTTTCTCTCCGGAAATTTTGATACACGATTTATTGAAAATTATTTTACTCCGGATGTATTACTAAATAATGATGCAGATGAAATGAAAATTGCTGCCATTGTTGGTACACAAGTTCTGCGCAATACAAAACAAATTGTTGGCTCTGCAATTCAACAAAAGGATGCCGGTAAAAGCAAATGGAAAACGAATAGAGTGCGGAGATAA
- a CDS encoding M1 family metallopeptidase has protein sequence MRKYILILFLFPILAYTQTVSYISDPDGRIRNHNVDFTHLLLELTIDANQGSVAGVAHYTFTPKQQLVDSVFLDAPGILINAITLDEKATRFKKDSAGVTVFFNPALQWETEHTLQIDYTATPKKGLYFIGWNVTQTANANDPDRIRNQIWSQGQGTDNRFWIPGYDDVDDKLVSELIVTFDKNYTVISNGKLISETNNRDNKTTTWHYAMSEPHAFYLIQLSVGEYDHKDYIAKSGVVTKQYYYPGKENTIESTYGYSDELMDWMENEIGVPYPWGSYTNVPVQEFLYGAMENTSATIFTDYYMQDEHAAADRNYYSTNAHELAHQWFGDYITEWNPTHHWLHESFATHYAKKFMQYKFGEDFYQWKRRDEMMSAFGADANDELPIAHSKAGSSRHYPKGSLVLDMLRYVVGDAQYRKVITAYLEEHKLQNVSTYDLYIQFVETLGMNLDWFFDEWIYKGGYPEYTVSYTGGSANTEITVLQTQKQTETVGLFKMPIIMQVHYTDGSFDEKKVWVEEEKTIVEIPNSYNKELAFVLFDPNSQVYAAVSFRKEYKELVYQAFNAPNMMDRFDALTDMRNIPIETKRNDLVALYNIESWYGIKSEILFQLANDEDKSVVAIFKSALNDSDVMVRRAAIGNTNVYNKKLQKEYEKLLQDFNYFNTEIALRTLCKLNPDKTNHYLELTKDAMGVNKNIRIAWIEMHGKDASQKMLDELVNYAGPGYEFRTRNYAFNAIVALNYCDENLVKNLFNGVVSFNYRLASPSRNVLKNYRQQSAFIEIINKVYQETNWTEYELKRIGNLME, from the coding sequence ATGCGGAAATATATTTTAATACTTTTTCTATTCCCAATACTTGCATATACACAAACTGTCTCCTATATATCTGATCCGGATGGTAGAATTCGTAATCATAATGTAGATTTTACACATCTGCTTTTAGAATTAACTATTGATGCTAATCAGGGTAGTGTTGCAGGTGTTGCACATTATACTTTCACTCCGAAACAGCAATTGGTGGATTCCGTTTTTTTGGATGCTCCCGGTATTTTAATTAACGCAATTACATTGGATGAAAAAGCAACACGATTTAAAAAAGATAGTGCAGGTGTTACAGTATTTTTTAATCCGGCTTTGCAATGGGAAACAGAACATACTCTGCAAATAGATTACACCGCAACTCCAAAAAAAGGTTTATACTTTATCGGTTGGAATGTTACGCAAACTGCAAATGCAAATGATCCAGATAGAATACGCAATCAAATTTGGTCGCAGGGACAGGGAACAGATAATCGTTTTTGGATTCCGGGTTATGATGATGTGGACGATAAATTAGTTTCAGAATTGATAGTAACCTTCGATAAAAATTATACTGTTATTTCAAACGGTAAATTAATTTCAGAAACAAACAACAGGGATAACAAAACAACAACATGGCATTATGCAATGAGCGAACCACATGCATTTTATCTCATTCAATTATCTGTTGGTGAATATGATCATAAAGATTATATTGCAAAAAGCGGTGTGGTAACAAAACAATATTATTATCCCGGAAAAGAAAATACCATTGAATCTACTTACGGTTATTCTGATGAGTTAATGGATTGGATGGAAAATGAAATTGGTGTACCCTACCCCTGGGGTTCTTATACAAATGTACCGGTGCAGGAATTTTTATATGGTGCAATGGAAAATACTTCTGCCACAATATTTACTGACTATTACATGCAGGATGAACATGCTGCAGCAGATAGAAATTATTATTCAACTAATGCACATGAACTTGCACATCAATGGTTTGGTGATTACATAACTGAATGGAATCCCACACACCATTGGTTGCACGAAAGTTTTGCAACACACTATGCTAAAAAATTTATGCAATATAAATTCGGTGAAGATTTTTATCAGTGGAAACGCAGGGATGAAATGATGTCGGCATTTGGTGCAGATGCAAATGATGAATTACCGATAGCGCATTCCAAAGCGGGTAGCTCACGACATTATCCTAAAGGCAGTTTGGTTTTAGATATGTTGCGTTATGTGGTTGGTGATGCACAATATCGAAAAGTAATTACTGCATATCTTGAAGAACATAAATTACAAAATGTAAGTACGTACGATTTATATATTCAATTTGTAGAAACATTGGGAATGAATCTCGATTGGTTTTTTGATGAATGGATTTATAAAGGCGGTTATCCCGAATATACAGTGAGTTATACAGGTGGTTCTGCGAATACTGAAATAACAGTTTTACAAACTCAAAAACAAACTGAAACTGTTGGCTTATTTAAAATGCCCATCATCATGCAAGTGCATTATACCGATGGCAGTTTCGATGAAAAGAAAGTGTGGGTGGAAGAAGAAAAAACAATAGTTGAAATTCCTAATTCCTATAATAAAGAATTAGCTTTTGTTTTATTCGATCCCAATAGTCAGGTATATGCCGCTGTAAGTTTTAGAAAGGAATATAAAGAGTTGGTTTACCAGGCTTTTAATGCACCTAATATGATGGATAGATTTGATGCTTTAACGGATATGCGCAATATTCCAATTGAAACTAAACGCAATGATCTTGTTGCGCTATACAATATTGAAAGTTGGTATGGTATAAAATCAGAAATACTATTTCAACTGGCAAATGATGAAGATAAAAGTGTAGTAGCAATATTCAAATCTGCACTTAACGATAGCGATGTAATGGTGCGACGTGCTGCAATTGGCAACACAAATGTTTATAATAAAAAACTGCAAAAAGAGTATGAAAAACTATTGCAGGATTTTAATTATTTCAATACCGAGATTGCATTGCGTACTCTATGTAAATTAAATCCGGATAAAACAAATCATTACTTAGAACTTACCAAAGATGCAATGGGGGTTAATAAAAATATTCGTATTGCATGGATTGAAATGCATGGTAAAGATGCTTCACAAAAAATGTTGGATGAATTAGTAAATTACGCCGGACCGGGTTATGAATTTCGCACACGCAATTATGCATTCAATGCAATAGTTGCTTTAAATTATTGCGATGAAAATTTGGTAAAGAATTTATTCAACGGAGTTGTATCTTTTAATTACAGATTAGCATCACCCAGCCGAAATGTGCTGAAAAATTACAGACAGCAAAGTGCATTCATTGAAATAATTAATAAAGTATATCAAGAAACCAACTGGACTGAATATGAATTGAAAAGAATTGGTAATCTGATGGAATAA